One genomic segment of Manis pentadactyla isolate mManPen7 chromosome 1, mManPen7.hap1, whole genome shotgun sequence includes these proteins:
- the CPNE9 gene encoding copine-9 isoform X1, which produces MSLSGASERSVPATKIEITVSCRNLLDLDTFSKSDPMVVLYTQSRASQEWREFGRTEVIDNTLNPDFVRKFVLDYFFEEKQNLRFDVYNVDSKTNISKPDFLGQAFLALGEVIGGQGSRVERPLAGVPGKKCGTILLTAEELSNCRDIATMQLCANKLDKKDFFGKSDPFLVFYRSNEDGTFTICHKTEVVKNTLNPVWQPFSIPVRALCNGDYDRTVKIDVYDWDRDGSHDFIGEFTTSYRELSKAQNQFTVYEVLNPRKKCKKKKYVNSGTVTLLSFSVDSEFTFVDYIKGGTQLNFTVAIDFTASNGNPLQPTSLHYMSPYQLSAYAMALKAVGEIIQDYDSDKLFPAYGFGAKLPPEGRISHQFPLNNNDEDPNCAGIEGVLESYFQSLRTVQLYGPTYFAPVINQVARAAAKISDGSQYYVLLIITDGVISDMTQTKEAIVSASSLPMSIIIVGVGPAMFEAMEELDGDDVRVSSRGRYAERDIVQFVPFRDYVDRSGNQVLSMARLAKDVLAEIPEQLLSYMRTRDIQPRPPPAANPSPSPVPEQP; this is translated from the exons ATGTCTCTCAGCGGAGCCTCTGAGCGCAGCGTCCCGGCTACCAAGATTGAAATTACCGTGTCCTGCCG GAACCTGCTGGACCTCGACACCTTCTCCAAGTCCGACCCCA TGGTGGTGCTCTACACGCAGAGCCGGGCCAGCCAAGAGTGGCGGGAG TTTGGACGGACCGAGGTGATCGACAACACGCTGAACCCAGACTTCGTGCGCAAATTTGTCCTCGACTATTTCTTCgaggaaaagcaaaacctacGCTTCGATGT GTACAATGTCGACTCCAAAACGAACATTTCCAAACCG GATTTCCTGGGACAAGCGTTCCTGGCCCTGGGAGAGGTGATCGGAGGCCAGGGCAGCCGCGTGGAGCGACCCCTCGC GGGTGTACCAGGCAAGAAGTGTGGGACCATACTGCTGACTGCAGAAGAGCTTAGCAATTGTCGG GACATTGCCACCATGCAGCTGTGTGCAAACAAGCTGGACAAGAAGGACTTCTTTGGGAAATCAGACCCCTTCCTTGTGTTCTACAGGAGCAATGAGGATGGCAC GTTCACCATCTGCCACAAAACAGAGGTTGTGAAAAACACACTGAACCCTGTGTGGCAGCCCTTCAGCATCCCCGTGCGTGCCCTATGCAATGGAGACTATGACAG AACTGTGAAGATTGATGTGTATGACTGGGACCGGGATGGAAG CCACGACTTCATTGGTGAATTCACCACCAGCTACCGAGAACTGAGCAAGGCACAGAACCAGTTCACAGTCTATGAG GTACTTAATCCTCGGAAGAAATGTAAGAAGAAGAAGTATGTCAACTCAGGAACT GTGACGCTGCTCTCCTTCTCTGTGGACTCTGAATTCACTTTTGTTGATTACATCAAGGGAGG GACACAGCTGAACTTCACAGTAGCCATTGACTTCACAGCTTCCAATG GGAATCCCCTGCAGCCCACTTCCCTGCACTACATGAGTCCCTACCAGCTCAGCGCCTATGCCATGGCCCTGAAGGCAGTGGGAGAAATCATCCAGGACTATGACAGTGACAAGCTCTTCCCAGCCTACGGCTTTGGAGCCAAGCTGCCACCAGAGGGACGGATATCCCACCAGTTTCCCCTG AACAACAATGATGAGGACCCCAACTGTGCGGGAATTGAAGGGGTTTTGGAGAGCTACTTCCAGAGCCTGCGCACAGTGCAGCTCTATGGGCCCACCTACTTTGCTCCTGTCATCAACCAAGTAGCCAG GGCTGCAGCCAAGATCTCTGATGGTTCCCAGTACTATGTCCTGCTCATCATCACTGATGGGGTCATCTCTGACATGACACAAACCAAGGAGGCCATTGTCAGT GCCTCCTCACTGCCCATGTCTATCATTATTGTCGGTGTGGGACCAGCCATGTTTGAGG CAATGGAAGAGTTGGATGGTGATGACGTGCGCGTGTCCTCTAGGGGACGCTACGCAGAGCGGGACATCGTTCAG TTCGTCCCATTCCGAGACTATGTCGACCGGTCGGGGAACCAAGTGCTGAGTATGGCCCGACTAGCCAAGGACGTGCTGGCTGAGATTCCAGAGCAGCTGCTGTCCTATATGCGCACTAGGGACATCCAGCCTCGCCCCCCACCTGCTGCCAATCCCAGCCCATCCCCAGTTCCAGAGCAGCCCTGA
- the CPNE9 gene encoding copine-9 isoform X2: protein MSLSGASERSVPATKIEITVSCRPGADSPPPTQFGRTEVIDNTLNPDFVRKFVLDYFFEEKQNLRFDVYNVDSKTNISKPDFLGQAFLALGEVIGGQGSRVERPLAGVPGKKCGTILLTAEELSNCRDIATMQLCANKLDKKDFFGKSDPFLVFYRSNEDGTFTICHKTEVVKNTLNPVWQPFSIPVRALCNGDYDRTVKIDVYDWDRDGSHDFIGEFTTSYRELSKAQNQFTVYEVLNPRKKCKKKKYVNSGTVTLLSFSVDSEFTFVDYIKGGTQLNFTVAIDFTASNGNPLQPTSLHYMSPYQLSAYAMALKAVGEIIQDYDSDKLFPAYGFGAKLPPEGRISHQFPLNNNDEDPNCAGIEGVLESYFQSLRTVQLYGPTYFAPVINQVARAAAKISDGSQYYVLLIITDGVISDMTQTKEAIVSASSLPMSIIIVGVGPAMFEAMEELDGDDVRVSSRGRYAERDIVQFVPFRDYVDRSGNQVLSMARLAKDVLAEIPEQLLSYMRTRDIQPRPPPAANPSPSPVPEQP from the exons ATGTCTCTCAGCGGAGCCTCTGAGCGCAGCGTCCCGGCTACCAAGATTGAAATTACCGTGTCCTGCCG GCCCGGCGCTGACTCTCCGCCCCCCACCCAGTTTGGACGGACCGAGGTGATCGACAACACGCTGAACCCAGACTTCGTGCGCAAATTTGTCCTCGACTATTTCTTCgaggaaaagcaaaacctacGCTTCGATGT GTACAATGTCGACTCCAAAACGAACATTTCCAAACCG GATTTCCTGGGACAAGCGTTCCTGGCCCTGGGAGAGGTGATCGGAGGCCAGGGCAGCCGCGTGGAGCGACCCCTCGC GGGTGTACCAGGCAAGAAGTGTGGGACCATACTGCTGACTGCAGAAGAGCTTAGCAATTGTCGG GACATTGCCACCATGCAGCTGTGTGCAAACAAGCTGGACAAGAAGGACTTCTTTGGGAAATCAGACCCCTTCCTTGTGTTCTACAGGAGCAATGAGGATGGCAC GTTCACCATCTGCCACAAAACAGAGGTTGTGAAAAACACACTGAACCCTGTGTGGCAGCCCTTCAGCATCCCCGTGCGTGCCCTATGCAATGGAGACTATGACAG AACTGTGAAGATTGATGTGTATGACTGGGACCGGGATGGAAG CCACGACTTCATTGGTGAATTCACCACCAGCTACCGAGAACTGAGCAAGGCACAGAACCAGTTCACAGTCTATGAG GTACTTAATCCTCGGAAGAAATGTAAGAAGAAGAAGTATGTCAACTCAGGAACT GTGACGCTGCTCTCCTTCTCTGTGGACTCTGAATTCACTTTTGTTGATTACATCAAGGGAGG GACACAGCTGAACTTCACAGTAGCCATTGACTTCACAGCTTCCAATG GGAATCCCCTGCAGCCCACTTCCCTGCACTACATGAGTCCCTACCAGCTCAGCGCCTATGCCATGGCCCTGAAGGCAGTGGGAGAAATCATCCAGGACTATGACAGTGACAAGCTCTTCCCAGCCTACGGCTTTGGAGCCAAGCTGCCACCAGAGGGACGGATATCCCACCAGTTTCCCCTG AACAACAATGATGAGGACCCCAACTGTGCGGGAATTGAAGGGGTTTTGGAGAGCTACTTCCAGAGCCTGCGCACAGTGCAGCTCTATGGGCCCACCTACTTTGCTCCTGTCATCAACCAAGTAGCCAG GGCTGCAGCCAAGATCTCTGATGGTTCCCAGTACTATGTCCTGCTCATCATCACTGATGGGGTCATCTCTGACATGACACAAACCAAGGAGGCCATTGTCAGT GCCTCCTCACTGCCCATGTCTATCATTATTGTCGGTGTGGGACCAGCCATGTTTGAGG CAATGGAAGAGTTGGATGGTGATGACGTGCGCGTGTCCTCTAGGGGACGCTACGCAGAGCGGGACATCGTTCAG TTCGTCCCATTCCGAGACTATGTCGACCGGTCGGGGAACCAAGTGCTGAGTATGGCCCGACTAGCCAAGGACGTGCTGGCTGAGATTCCAGAGCAGCTGCTGTCCTATATGCGCACTAGGGACATCCAGCCTCGCCCCCCACCTGCTGCCAATCCCAGCCCATCCCCAGTTCCAGAGCAGCCCTGA